The window CGAAGCCGCCATATCCCGTCGCGAAGTACGTCAGCTTTTTAAAGAACCACATGGATAAACCACAAGTCAATATCTGGACAGACGGCGCCTGCAAAGGCAACCCCGGCCCCGGCGGCTGGGGCGTACTGTTACGCCAGGGCCCGCATGAAAAAACCCTTTTCGGCGGCGAGGCGCAAACCACCAACAATCGTATGGAAATGATGGCCGTCGTAGAAGCGTTGCGGGCATTGAAACGCAGTTGCAATGTCACCCTGCATGTGGACTCGCAATACGTTCAGAAGGGCATCTGTGAATGGATGACAGGCTGGCAGGCGCGCAACTGGAAGACGGCCGATAAAAA of the Advenella mimigardefordensis DPN7 genome contains:
- the rnhA gene encoding ribonuclease HI, which translates into the protein MDKPQVNIWTDGACKGNPGPGGWGVLLRQGPHEKTLFGGEAQTTNNRMEMMAVVEALRALKRSCNVTLHVDSQYVQKGICEWMTGWQARNWKTADKKPVKNVDLWLLLNEQIARHDVTWKWVKGHAGDPGNERADQLANQGVELVRKQKPAAQV